The following proteins come from a genomic window of Astatotilapia calliptera chromosome 11, fAstCal1.2, whole genome shotgun sequence:
- the LOC113031392 gene encoding zinc finger protein 135 isoform X2 gives MDKDKCSDIHGQCSWMEMHQFLGDLITSGNSSKNPPDVFNAAWGVAGGGAADGALAFKATSLEPLRPVQEKMGAGASQRARETRDRREALDLHHACTCPGCPFSSLPPSFETLTSRQPLSLPPHSETISHPKDLSIAGPVSLSMCLPESTLPSSTTTTTSELETGLPSRSQNEDVDRGTQSQNQNSDVPPSRASLSHLSMFPHLCCHPGLQTCTQTLGRQEGTDSPFSHTHAHHHFHHHHCPLTSCLPCPQLAHSHSARLSGAFPCLSCPHSFHACNQVCHRQHRQAQQQEERVRTSTTLLSSLHPCMHCSASFSRPSQLLQHQRSEHAHKPAGFICTECGRAFNSHSNLRIHLNVHTGARPYSCSDCGKSFSQSGALKIHRRIHTGEKPYSCGFCGRGFPHLAGVRAHQRTHTGEKPYRCNQCGKCFTQSGALKIHTRIHTGERPFICSICGKGFSNRSGIRFHYRTVHGLAPEVTGETGGVYRGPTGRACQPGRPRTTPPTGAALNAPNSPGIDSHAVLNTRDSSDLIASHPTSTPISGNEGKSQPEGAREGLPYACEDCGLRFKDALSRNRHQSLVHYSHEGREEEGQREEFSTDAESERE, from the exons ATGGACAAAGACAAGTGTAGCGATATT CATGGTCAGTGCTCCTGGATGGAGATGCATCAGTTCCTCGGTGACCTTATCACATCTGGAAACTCCTCAAAAAATCCGCCAGATGTGTTTAATGCAGCATGGGGCGTGGCAGGAGGTGGTGCTGCTGATGGTGCTCTTGCGTTCAAAGCTACATCGCTTGAGCCACTTAGACCTGTTCAGGAAAAGATGGGTGCAGGGGCATCACAGAGGGCGAGAGAGACCAGAGACCGGAGAGAAG CTTTAGATCTGCATCATGCCTGCACCTGCCCTGGCTGCCCTTTCTCCAGTCTCCCTCCTTCATTTGAGACCCTAACATCCAGACAGCCTCTGTCCTTGCCGCCACACTCAGAGACCATATCCCACCCAAAAGATCTCAGTATTGCTGGTCCAGTGAGCCTTAGCATGTGTTTACCAGAGTCCACCTTACCCAGCAGCACGACCACCACTACATCTGAGCTAGAGACGGGCCTGCCCAGCCGATCACAGAACGAGGATGTAGACAGAGGGACTCAGAGCCAGAACCAAAACTCTGATGTGCCTCCTTCAAGAGCGTCTTTGTCCCATCTTTCTATGTTTCCCCACTTGTGTTGTCACCCCGGCCTGCAAACCTGTACCCAGACACTAGGCCGCCAGGAAGGCACAGACTCCCCGTTTTCTCACACCCATGCTCACCATCACTTTCACCACCACCACTGCCCTTTAACGTCCTGTTTACCCTGCCCCCAGCTCGCCCACTCGCACTCTGCTCGGCTCTCTGGCGCGTTTCCATGCTTGTCTTGCCCTCACTCCTTTCATGCCTGTAATCAGGTGTGCCACCGTCAGCACAGGcaagcacagcagcaggaggagagggTTAGGACTTCTACAACCTTGCTGTCGTCACTGCATCCCTGCATGCACTGCTCCGCCTCATTTTCTAGACCGTCCCAGCTGCTACAACACCAGCGCTCCGAGCACGCTCACAAACCAGCCGGGTTCATTTGCACAGAGTGCGGCAGGGCCTTCAATTCACACAGCAACCTCCGCATACACCTCAATGTGCACACTGGTGCACGGCCCTACTCATGCTCCGACTGTGGGAAAAGTTTCAGCCAGTCTGGAGCGCTGAAGATCCACAGGCGGATTCACACGGGTGAAAAGCCATATTCATGTGGCTTCTGTGGCAGAGGTTTCCCCCATCTGGCAGGGGTGCGTGCCCACCAGAGGACGCACACAGGAGAGAAGCCCTACCGCTGCAACCAGTGTGGCAAGTGTTTCACCCAGTCCGGAGCGCTAAAGATCCACACTcgcatccacactggagagagaccctTTATCTGCAGCATCTGTGGCAAGGGCTTTTCCAACCGCTCCGGGATCCGTTTCCACTACCGCACAGTCCACGGGCTGGCTCCTGAGGTCACAGGGGAGACTGGAGGCGTGTACCGAGGACCCACAGGTCGTGCTTGTCAGCCCGGGCGCCCCAGAACGACACCTCCAACCGGTGCTGCGTTAAATGCACCCAACAGTCCAGGTATCGACTCACACGCAGTTCTGAATACTCGGGATTCCTCAGATTTAATTGCTTCTCATCCCACCTCTACACCAATCAGTGGGAACGAGGGCAAATCTCAGCCAGAAGGAGCAAGAGAGGGGCTGCCGTATGCATGCGAAGACTGCGGCCTGCGCTTTAAAGACGCACTGTCCAGGAACAGACACCAGTCTCTGGTGCATTACTCCCACGagggaagagaggaggaggggcagAGGGAAGAGTTCAGCACAGATGCTGAAAGTGAAAGAGAGTAA
- the LOC113031392 gene encoding zinc finger protein 135 isoform X1: MQPLHSCFVYLLQHGQCSWMEMHQFLGDLITSGNSSKNPPDVFNAAWGVAGGGAADGALAFKATSLEPLRPVQEKMGAGASQRARETRDRREALDLHHACTCPGCPFSSLPPSFETLTSRQPLSLPPHSETISHPKDLSIAGPVSLSMCLPESTLPSSTTTTTSELETGLPSRSQNEDVDRGTQSQNQNSDVPPSRASLSHLSMFPHLCCHPGLQTCTQTLGRQEGTDSPFSHTHAHHHFHHHHCPLTSCLPCPQLAHSHSARLSGAFPCLSCPHSFHACNQVCHRQHRQAQQQEERVRTSTTLLSSLHPCMHCSASFSRPSQLLQHQRSEHAHKPAGFICTECGRAFNSHSNLRIHLNVHTGARPYSCSDCGKSFSQSGALKIHRRIHTGEKPYSCGFCGRGFPHLAGVRAHQRTHTGEKPYRCNQCGKCFTQSGALKIHTRIHTGERPFICSICGKGFSNRSGIRFHYRTVHGLAPEVTGETGGVYRGPTGRACQPGRPRTTPPTGAALNAPNSPGIDSHAVLNTRDSSDLIASHPTSTPISGNEGKSQPEGAREGLPYACEDCGLRFKDALSRNRHQSLVHYSHEGREEEGQREEFSTDAESERE, encoded by the exons ATGCAGCCTCTGCACTCATGCTTTGTGTACCTTTTGCAGCATGGTCAGTGCTCCTGGATGGAGATGCATCAGTTCCTCGGTGACCTTATCACATCTGGAAACTCCTCAAAAAATCCGCCAGATGTGTTTAATGCAGCATGGGGCGTGGCAGGAGGTGGTGCTGCTGATGGTGCTCTTGCGTTCAAAGCTACATCGCTTGAGCCACTTAGACCTGTTCAGGAAAAGATGGGTGCAGGGGCATCACAGAGGGCGAGAGAGACCAGAGACCGGAGAGAAG CTTTAGATCTGCATCATGCCTGCACCTGCCCTGGCTGCCCTTTCTCCAGTCTCCCTCCTTCATTTGAGACCCTAACATCCAGACAGCCTCTGTCCTTGCCGCCACACTCAGAGACCATATCCCACCCAAAAGATCTCAGTATTGCTGGTCCAGTGAGCCTTAGCATGTGTTTACCAGAGTCCACCTTACCCAGCAGCACGACCACCACTACATCTGAGCTAGAGACGGGCCTGCCCAGCCGATCACAGAACGAGGATGTAGACAGAGGGACTCAGAGCCAGAACCAAAACTCTGATGTGCCTCCTTCAAGAGCGTCTTTGTCCCATCTTTCTATGTTTCCCCACTTGTGTTGTCACCCCGGCCTGCAAACCTGTACCCAGACACTAGGCCGCCAGGAAGGCACAGACTCCCCGTTTTCTCACACCCATGCTCACCATCACTTTCACCACCACCACTGCCCTTTAACGTCCTGTTTACCCTGCCCCCAGCTCGCCCACTCGCACTCTGCTCGGCTCTCTGGCGCGTTTCCATGCTTGTCTTGCCCTCACTCCTTTCATGCCTGTAATCAGGTGTGCCACCGTCAGCACAGGcaagcacagcagcaggaggagagggTTAGGACTTCTACAACCTTGCTGTCGTCACTGCATCCCTGCATGCACTGCTCCGCCTCATTTTCTAGACCGTCCCAGCTGCTACAACACCAGCGCTCCGAGCACGCTCACAAACCAGCCGGGTTCATTTGCACAGAGTGCGGCAGGGCCTTCAATTCACACAGCAACCTCCGCATACACCTCAATGTGCACACTGGTGCACGGCCCTACTCATGCTCCGACTGTGGGAAAAGTTTCAGCCAGTCTGGAGCGCTGAAGATCCACAGGCGGATTCACACGGGTGAAAAGCCATATTCATGTGGCTTCTGTGGCAGAGGTTTCCCCCATCTGGCAGGGGTGCGTGCCCACCAGAGGACGCACACAGGAGAGAAGCCCTACCGCTGCAACCAGTGTGGCAAGTGTTTCACCCAGTCCGGAGCGCTAAAGATCCACACTcgcatccacactggagagagaccctTTATCTGCAGCATCTGTGGCAAGGGCTTTTCCAACCGCTCCGGGATCCGTTTCCACTACCGCACAGTCCACGGGCTGGCTCCTGAGGTCACAGGGGAGACTGGAGGCGTGTACCGAGGACCCACAGGTCGTGCTTGTCAGCCCGGGCGCCCCAGAACGACACCTCCAACCGGTGCTGCGTTAAATGCACCCAACAGTCCAGGTATCGACTCACACGCAGTTCTGAATACTCGGGATTCCTCAGATTTAATTGCTTCTCATCCCACCTCTACACCAATCAGTGGGAACGAGGGCAAATCTCAGCCAGAAGGAGCAAGAGAGGGGCTGCCGTATGCATGCGAAGACTGCGGCCTGCGCTTTAAAGACGCACTGTCCAGGAACAGACACCAGTCTCTGGTGCATTACTCCCACGagggaagagaggaggaggggcagAGGGAAGAGTTCAGCACAGATGCTGAAAGTGAAAGAGAGTAA
- the LOC113031391 gene encoding discoidin, CUB and LCCL domain-containing protein 1, translated as MLAKCENIGDAVKSFIGGLWIALSVCSVCVRGQEGNGCGHTLLAPETGTVASQNYPGTYPSNAWCKWRLRVPQGRTLRLLFGDFDVESSPGCSNGSVMITDKNGEHSLGPLCGKLDAAGKNVTFNSNEVTIMFKSGPHRSGRGFLLSYATDQQPDLISCLQRGSHFSSQHLSVYCPAGCKKVTGDVWGNSEHGYRDTSVLCKSAVHAGATSDSLGGHITVNRGRSLTLYESTFANGVLSKMGSLSEKKLLFIQECINNLAVSALNASSFADKNSQEQTKSRNARNNDFSHNFLLWTADSSDQSPWVEMELSDRSNITGIVTAGSDEYYMESYILSFSKDRKNWKLYKDAASKERKVFPAYADGHLRVLNSLFPPVVARFVRLQPLSWHGRASAQIQVLGCPVSKATPRSSRPPGGDSPSIKVNSGPLLPSPTPTTTECTVLVETKQTSSQPVIVAVGVALGLMICGSCVLAGFWLKRRKKDSQMKYSYSVPTSSQSLKEKSFPGSQSYPLVRNVHDALPNPPLNDYAEPALTPIGHKVGSTFKPSSEECYTAPFTCSHYDTPGCLPEYAEPLPPEPEYATPFSDQPSDSSIIPAPTSSHSQYDCPSHRVLFNGYCTPALHANGPRPVSAVYAEPKSCDSLQQKHPYEDPL; from the exons ATGCTCGCAAAGTGCGAAAACATCGGGGATGCTGTGAAGTCTTTCATTGGCGGTTTGTGGATCGCTTTAAGCGTCTGTTCGGTGTGTGTTCGCGGCCAGGAGG GTAATGGCTGTGGACATACGCTGCTGGCACCAGAGACGGGCACCGTAGCCTCCCAGAACTATCCGGGTACCTACCCCAGTAACGCCTGGTGTAAGTGGAGGCTTCGTGTACCACAGGGGCGCACGCTGCGACTGCTCTTTGGAGATTTTGACGTTGAGAGCAGTCCAGGCTGCAGCAATGGCTCTGTGATGATCACAGACAAAAACGGAGAGCACAGCCTGG GTCCTCTGTGCGGGAAGCTTGATGCAGCCGGGAAGAATGTGACATTTAATAGCAATGAAGTAACAATAATGTTCAAGTCGGGCCCACATCGCTCTGGACGAGGGTTTCTGCTCTCTTATGCCACAGATCAGCAGCCAG atcTCATTTCATGTTTACAACGGGGATCTCATTTTAGCTCGCAGCATTTAAG CGTGTATTGCCCTGCAGGATGCAAGAAGGTCACAGGGGACGTGTGGGGGAACTCTGAGCATGGTTACAGAGAT ACTTCGGTgctgtgcaagtctgcagtcCATGCAGGAGCTACATCTGACAGTCTGGGAGGCCATATCACTGTGAATCGTGGGAGAAGCCTTACACTGTATGAATCCACCTTTGCCAATGGAGTCCTTTCAAaaat GGGATCACTTTCTGAAAAGAAGCTGCTTTTCATCCAAG AGTGTATCAACAACTTGGCTGTTTCTGCTTTAAACGCCTCATCTTTTGCTGATAAAAACAGTCAAGAGCAGACAAAGTCAAGGAACGCCAGAAATAATGATTTCAGCCATAACTTCCTGCTCTGGACAGCAGACAGTAGTGATCAGAGCCCGTGGGTGGAGATGGAGCTGAGCGATAGAAGCAACATCACag GAATAGTAACAGCGGGATCAGATGAGTACTACATGGAATCCTACATCCTTTCATTTAGTAAGGATAGAAAGAACTGGAAGCTTTACAAAGATGCtgcaagcaaagaaagaaag GTGTTTCCGGCCTACGCCGATGGACACCTCAGAGTGCTCAATAGCTTGTTTCCTCCTGTGGTGGCTCGATTTGTCCGCCTCCAGCCGCTGAGTTGGCACGGGAGGGCTTCAGCTCAGATTCAGGTCCTGGGCTGTCCTGTTAGTAAGGCCACACCGAGGTCTTCCCGTCCACCAGGCGGTG ACTCTCCGTCCATCAAAGTTAACTCGGGTCCACTGCTCCCAAGCCCCACTCCCACCACCACTGAGTGCACCGTGTTAGTTGAAACAAAACAGA CCTCCAGTCAGCCAGTAATAGTAGCAGTGGGCGTGGCCCTCGGCCTGATGATATGTGGCAGTTGTGTTTTGGCTGGATTCTGGTTGAAGCGAAG GAAAAAAGATTCACAAATGAAGTACTCCTACTCTGTCCCCACAA GTTCTCAGAGTTTGAAGGAAAAGAGTTTTCCCGGCTCACAGTCGTACCCTCTGGTTCGAAACGTCCACGATGCACTACCAAACCCTCCTCTTAATG ACTATGCTGAGCCAGCTCTTACACCTATTGGACATAAAGTTGGCTCAACGTTTAAACCTTCCTCAGAAGAGTGTTATACTGCCCCCTTCACCTGCAGCCATTATGACACTCCTGGCTGCCTGCCCGAGTATGCAGAGCCACTTCCTCCAGAGCCTGAGTATGCCACTCCGTTCTCAGATCAGCCCTCTGACTCCAGCATCATTCCTGCACCGACATCCAGTCACAGTCAGTATGACTGCCCCTCACACAGGGTGCTCTTCAATGGCTACTGCACTCCTGCGCTACATGCCAATGGACCAAGACCAGTCAGTGCTGTCTATGCAGAACCCAAGTCTTGTGATTCTTTACAACAGAAACACCCATACGAAGATCCTTTGTGA